One genomic window of Luteitalea pratensis includes the following:
- a CDS encoding PD40 domain-containing protein, giving the protein MNEPVVPAELALVPVDRRRAWAFVGICVFAAILAVGYATVVVTRRSRPATAAAAVPLRTEPPARPYLVVSSAEPGDRWGRLVLVSAVAPKAGVFVTPLSCERTHMAGGRGACLRQDPATSKYALEIFDETFRTRHRLPLTGVPSRTRVSPDGRWAAATVFEQGHSYAEEGFSTRTTIVDTAAGRVYADLEQFEVERDGRRFKGADFNFWGVTFARDSDTFYATLSSGGVNYLVTGRITTRRAKVVRTGVECPSLSPDGTRIAYKHRVSHDAWQLWLFDLQTGEERALSRETRNLDDQVDWLDDGHVIYQLVGVSGANVWSIETSGSASPRLLVEHAFSPSVIR; this is encoded by the coding sequence GTGAACGAGCCGGTCGTCCCTGCTGAACTCGCCCTGGTTCCTGTCGATCGCCGCCGCGCATGGGCGTTCGTCGGAATTTGCGTGTTCGCGGCAATCCTCGCTGTCGGCTACGCGACCGTGGTGGTGACGCGTCGCTCCCGGCCGGCCACGGCCGCCGCCGCGGTGCCGTTACGAACAGAGCCTCCCGCCAGGCCCTACCTCGTCGTGAGCAGCGCCGAGCCCGGCGACCGATGGGGAAGGTTGGTCCTGGTATCTGCGGTGGCGCCGAAGGCAGGCGTGTTCGTCACGCCGCTGTCGTGTGAGCGCACACACATGGCCGGAGGCCGCGGCGCGTGCCTCCGCCAGGACCCGGCTACGTCGAAGTATGCGCTGGAGATCTTCGACGAGACGTTCAGGACCCGCCATCGCCTGCCCCTGACCGGCGTCCCGAGTCGAACCCGCGTGTCGCCCGACGGGCGTTGGGCGGCCGCGACGGTGTTCGAGCAGGGCCATTCCTACGCCGAGGAGGGCTTCTCCACGCGAACGACGATCGTGGACACGGCTGCAGGCAGGGTGTACGCCGACCTCGAGCAGTTCGAGGTGGAGCGGGACGGGCGCCGCTTCAAGGGCGCCGACTTCAATTTCTGGGGCGTCACATTCGCGCGCGACAGCGACACCTTCTACGCGACGCTGTCGTCGGGTGGCGTCAACTACCTGGTCACTGGCCGCATCACGACTCGCCGCGCGAAGGTCGTACGTACCGGCGTGGAGTGTCCGTCCCTGTCCCCGGACGGGACGCGCATCGCATACAAGCACCGTGTGAGTCACGACGCGTGGCAGTTGTGGCTGTTCGACCTGCAGACGGGCGAGGAACGCGCGCTCTCGCGCGAAACGCGCAACCTCGACGACCAGGTCGACTGGCTCGACGATGGTCATGTGATCTATCAACTGGTGGGAGTCAGCGGCGCGAACGTCTGGTCGATCGAGACCAGCGGGAGCGCGTCGCCACGGCTGCTCGTCGAGCACGCCTTTTCTCCGTCAGTCATCCGCTGA
- a CDS encoding TonB-dependent receptor, translating into MRNRVFSWLLGVAVLCGATPMLYAQGLTGQIAGTVADSSGSVLPGATVTIKNTDTQISRETTTDDTGAFVVTDLLAGTYEVTVALTSFKTAVQTGLVLSATERLGLRQIVLEVGDLAETVSVQAEAARVQTNSAERSGLISQEQIKEVALKGRDYMGHLRLMPGVVDIANREAPGWNNLGGLSINGGRVNTINLTYDGVTNLDTGSNTGPFLAPGLDSIAEIKVLTSNYQAEYGRSSGGTINVITKSGSRQFRGGGFYSKRHESFNANEWLNNKLNRQKPVYRFDYLGYNIGGPVILPGFNSDRSKLFFFFNQEFLPRTNPGSLERRTMPTALERQGDFSQSFDSTGALIVIRDPQTAQAFPGNRIPANRIDANGQAMLNLFPLPNLTGDTQGNYTFQSEYEQPRNDQVVRVDWNIGRNTNFYTRVNWGYEAYKGGWGFVLNNANWPQLPIAYEIHSYGVVNTLLHTFSPTLVAEVTVGLNHGKQTVEPLTEADRDRNDRNNVGLGGLPSFFPEANPDRIVPNANFAAAGLNLFNLPQLGVEGRYPFFGENDIWNTSMNMTKIVGSHNLKAGVFIEYTTRPAARSTVFNGAFNFDRNTANPLDANHPFANAILGSVNSYSEATGHPDANSQFANVEWFVQDSWRIRRNVTVDAGIRFYRIGPSQSKGDQLSVFLPERFDPAQAPLLIQPVSTPSGRRGLNPVTGEILPAVKIGTYVPGSGNTSNGVQLYDEGIFDTPSIQVAPRIGVSWDVTGDGRTAIRGGFGLFPDRFNDDIVLQHVELPPLVNTPTANYTTIPELLSTPLSLSPATARTVYSDYSPQYTYNYSIGVQRDLGYKFVGDLAYVGSKGRRLLQFRNINGVPYGTNFLPSSIDPTTGQALPPNFLRPYRGYGDILLTEFAGFSDYDALQAGLTRRYTQRLRFGLAYTLAFAKNVGGATNTVNPTVNPFLDVRDRNYRDVGRRHNLAVNYSYDIPDVGWDNAIAHAFLDDWQISGVTTALSGETLAIGYSIAGVSDLTGGVGAGVDSRVDIVCDPNLSRDDRSAVRAFATECVAPPSVATNRIGTATNDEIIGPGYLNWDISLAKAIPIGGTRRITFRAEVYNAFNTVQFSAVNTTANFTAAGVLPATTEFGQYTNARPSRRMQLTLRVDF; encoded by the coding sequence ATGAGGAATCGAGTGTTCTCGTGGCTGTTGGGGGTCGCCGTGCTGTGTGGCGCCACCCCAATGCTGTATGCACAAGGCCTTACGGGTCAGATTGCCGGCACGGTGGCCGACTCCTCGGGCAGCGTCCTGCCCGGTGCCACCGTCACCATCAAGAACACAGACACCCAGATCTCCCGCGAGACGACGACCGACGATACCGGCGCCTTCGTCGTGACCGACCTGCTCGCCGGCACCTACGAGGTGACCGTCGCTCTCACCAGCTTCAAGACTGCCGTGCAGACCGGACTGGTGCTCTCGGCCACCGAACGGCTGGGCCTGCGTCAGATCGTGCTCGAGGTCGGTGACCTCGCCGAAACCGTGTCCGTCCAGGCCGAAGCCGCTCGCGTCCAGACCAACAGCGCCGAGCGCTCCGGCCTCATCAGCCAGGAGCAGATCAAGGAAGTCGCGCTCAAGGGGCGCGACTACATGGGCCACCTGCGCCTGATGCCGGGCGTGGTCGACATCGCCAACCGCGAAGCGCCCGGATGGAACAATCTCGGCGGCTTGTCCATCAACGGCGGCCGCGTCAACACCATCAACCTCACGTACGACGGCGTCACCAACCTCGACACGGGCTCCAATACCGGGCCGTTCCTGGCGCCTGGCCTCGATTCGATTGCCGAGATCAAGGTGCTGACCTCGAACTACCAGGCCGAGTACGGCCGCAGTTCCGGCGGCACGATCAACGTGATCACCAAGAGCGGCAGCCGCCAGTTCCGTGGCGGCGGGTTCTACTCGAAGCGTCACGAGTCCTTCAACGCCAACGAGTGGCTGAACAACAAACTGAATCGGCAAAAGCCCGTCTACCGCTTCGACTACCTCGGCTACAACATCGGCGGGCCGGTGATCCTGCCCGGCTTCAACAGCGACCGCAGCAAGCTGTTCTTCTTCTTCAACCAGGAGTTCCTGCCGCGCACCAACCCCGGCAGCCTCGAACGCCGGACGATGCCGACGGCGCTCGAGCGGCAAGGTGATTTCTCGCAGTCGTTCGACAGCACGGGCGCATTGATCGTGATCCGCGATCCGCAGACGGCCCAGGCCTTCCCCGGCAACCGCATTCCCGCCAATCGGATCGACGCCAATGGCCAGGCCATGCTGAATCTGTTTCCGCTGCCCAACCTCACGGGCGACACGCAGGGCAACTACACCTTCCAGAGCGAGTACGAGCAGCCGCGCAACGACCAGGTCGTGCGCGTGGACTGGAACATCGGCCGGAACACCAACTTCTACACGCGCGTCAACTGGGGCTACGAGGCCTACAAGGGCGGCTGGGGCTTCGTGCTCAACAACGCCAACTGGCCGCAGCTGCCGATTGCCTACGAGATTCACAGCTACGGCGTCGTGAACACGCTGCTGCACACGTTCAGTCCGACGCTGGTTGCTGAAGTCACCGTCGGCCTCAATCACGGCAAGCAGACGGTCGAACCGCTCACCGAAGCCGATCGGGATCGCAACGATCGGAACAACGTCGGTCTCGGCGGCCTGCCGAGCTTCTTTCCCGAAGCCAATCCCGATCGGATCGTCCCGAACGCCAACTTCGCCGCTGCCGGACTGAACCTGTTCAACCTGCCCCAGCTGGGCGTCGAGGGGCGTTACCCGTTCTTCGGCGAGAACGACATCTGGAACACGTCGATGAACATGACCAAGATCGTCGGCTCGCACAACCTCAAGGCCGGCGTGTTCATCGAGTACACGACCCGCCCGGCGGCGCGGTCGACGGTGTTCAACGGCGCGTTCAACTTCGACCGCAATACCGCCAACCCGCTCGACGCCAACCATCCATTCGCCAACGCCATCCTGGGATCGGTCAACTCGTATTCGGAAGCCACCGGCCACCCGGATGCCAACTCGCAGTTCGCCAACGTCGAGTGGTTCGTCCAGGACAGCTGGCGCATCAGGCGCAACGTTACGGTCGACGCAGGCATCCGCTTCTACCGGATCGGGCCGTCGCAGAGCAAGGGCGACCAGTTGTCCGTGTTCCTGCCCGAGCGGTTCGACCCGGCGCAGGCGCCGCTGCTGATCCAGCCGGTGAGTACGCCGTCGGGCCGGCGCGGCCTCAATCCAGTCACCGGTGAGATCCTGCCGGCGGTGAAGATCGGCACGTACGTGCCGGGCTCGGGCAATACGTCCAACGGTGTCCAGTTGTACGACGAAGGGATCTTCGACACGCCGTCGATCCAGGTCGCGCCGCGCATCGGCGTGTCCTGGGACGTGACCGGCGACGGCCGCACCGCGATACGCGGCGGCTTTGGCCTGTTCCCGGATCGGTTCAACGACGACATCGTGCTGCAGCACGTCGAGTTGCCGCCGCTGGTCAACACGCCGACCGCGAACTACACGACGATTCCAGAACTGCTGTCGACGCCGCTGAGCCTCAGTCCGGCAACGGCGCGGACGGTCTATTCCGATTACAGCCCGCAGTACACGTACAACTACAGCATTGGCGTGCAGCGCGATCTCGGCTACAAGTTCGTTGGTGACCTGGCCTACGTCGGTTCCAAGGGGCGACGCCTGCTCCAGTTCCGGAACATCAACGGCGTACCCTATGGCACGAACTTCCTGCCGTCGAGCATCGACCCCACCACCGGACAGGCACTCCCACCCAACTTCCTGCGGCCCTACCGCGGCTACGGCGACATCCTGCTCACCGAGTTCGCCGGCTTCTCCGACTACGATGCGCTGCAGGCGGGCCTGACGCGGCGCTACACGCAGCGGCTGCGGTTCGGCCTTGCATACACCCTGGCCTTTGCCAAGAACGTCGGCGGCGCCACCAACACGGTCAACCCGACGGTCAATCCCTTCCTCGACGTCCGCGATCGCAACTATCGCGACGTCGGCCGCCGGCACAACCTCGCCGTCAACTACTCGTACGACATTCCCGACGTCGGCTGGGACAACGCCATCGCACATGCGTTCCTCGACGACTGGCAGATCTCCGGGGTGACCACCGCGCTCAGCGGCGAAACGCTCGCCATCGGCTACAGCATCGCGGGTGTGAGCGACCTGACGGGCGGTGTCGGCGCCGGCGTCGACTCGCGGGTCGACATCGTCTGTGACCCGAACCTGTCGCGCGACGATCGCTCGGCGGTGCGGGCCTTCGCCACCGAGTGCGTCGCGCCACCGTCAGTCGCCACCAATCGCATCGGCACCGCGACCAACGACGAGATCATCGGTCCCGGCTATCTCAATTGGGACATCTCGCTCGCCAAGGCCATCCCGATTGGCGGGACGCGACGCATCACCTTCCGCGCCGAGGTGTACAACGCCTTCAACACGGTGCAGTTCTCGGCCGTCAACACCACGGCCAACTTCACGGCGGCCGGCGTCTTGCCGGCGACGACCGAGTTCGGCCAGTACACAAACGCCCGGCCGTCCCGTCGCATGCAGTTGACGCTGCGGGTCGACTTCTGA
- a CDS encoding type II toxin-antitoxin system VapC family toxin, with amino-acid sequence MSGYLLDTNVTLVALTEPARLTPRVRRAIKTGPNVLSVIVYWEVVLKAIKGALAIDHPQTWWPDELDQLAATALAFRPDHVSTVQTLSPIHKDPFDRALIAQAVVEQLTLLTTDREIPRYRSDQLQVIT; translated from the coding sequence GTGAGCGGCTACCTGCTGGATACCAACGTCACGCTCGTCGCACTGACCGAGCCTGCGCGGCTGACGCCACGCGTGCGCAGGGCCATCAAGACCGGCCCGAACGTCTTGAGCGTGATCGTCTATTGGGAAGTCGTGCTGAAGGCGATAAAGGGCGCGCTTGCCATCGACCATCCGCAAACATGGTGGCCGGATGAGCTCGACCAGTTGGCTGCGACCGCGCTGGCATTCCGGCCCGATCACGTCAGCACCGTTCAGACGTTGTCGCCGATCCACAAGGATCCATTCGACCGGGCACTGATCGCGCAGGCCGTCGTCGAGCAACTGACGCTGCTCACGACCGACAGAGAGATTCCGCGATATCGCTCGGATCAGCTTCAGGTAATCACGTAG
- a CDS encoding cupredoxin domain-containing protein → MAPLRYVYVLCLAVISMGQAAPAPPPGQPPPGAPTRRIVRISAERFVFFPSRITILAGEEVEFRIKSDDTSHGFRVVGGDVNIAIPKRGKGEATVVVRLQDTGRYRFECSRMCGAGHNFMRGELIVREADGRSTP, encoded by the coding sequence ATGGCACCTCTTCGTTACGTGTACGTGCTGTGTCTTGCCGTGATCTCGATGGGCCAGGCCGCGCCCGCGCCGCCGCCGGGGCAGCCGCCGCCGGGTGCGCCGACGCGCCGCATCGTCCGGATCAGCGCGGAACGCTTCGTGTTCTTCCCATCCCGCATCACCATCCTCGCCGGGGAGGAAGTCGAGTTCCGGATCAAGAGCGACGACACGTCGCACGGATTTCGCGTCGTCGGCGGCGACGTGAACATCGCCATCCCGAAGCGGGGCAAGGGGGAAGCGACGGTGGTCGTGCGATTGCAGGATACGGGGCGCTATCGATTCGAGTGCAGTCGCATGTGCGGCGCCGGCCACAACTTCATGAGGGGCGAACTGATCGTGCGCGAGGCCGACGGTCGCTCGACGCCATGA
- a CDS encoding GNAT family N-acetyltransferase, giving the protein MEVETAEEGLGPAFNGTSCAVCHNVPAIGGGVMLETRVGYRDPEGRFRGLNAEGDTLMHLFSVPTHGCQPMIPDDVTVVARRAPIPLFGAALVEAIPDEAIRVLEDPSDRNGDGVSGRAATIRDVATGEPRIGLRHSAAGLHNIGGGRTEEGGGRTEEGGGRREEGRGKREEGGGGRGRKRDEGVGRAGEGTRDMHSIRRERPEDIPGIRHVNGAAFDTTLEADLVDALRQQAPSLISMVAVENETVVGHILFSPVTLSSHPGMPIMGLAPMAVVPGRQRQGIGSALVTAGLDECRRSGVAAVVVLGHAEYYPRFGFAPASVFGVVSEYDVPDEAFMAIELEPAILKGKSGTIAYHAAFAAV; this is encoded by the coding sequence ATGGAGGTGGAGACGGCGGAGGAGGGGCTCGGCCCGGCGTTCAACGGCACGAGCTGCGCGGTATGCCACAACGTGCCAGCCATCGGCGGCGGCGTGATGCTCGAGACGCGCGTCGGCTACCGCGACCCTGAAGGCCGCTTCCGAGGTCTCAACGCCGAGGGCGACACGTTGATGCACCTGTTCTCGGTGCCCACGCACGGTTGCCAGCCGATGATCCCGGACGACGTGACGGTGGTGGCTCGGCGCGCACCGATCCCGCTGTTCGGCGCCGCGCTCGTCGAGGCCATTCCCGACGAGGCGATTCGTGTTCTCGAGGATCCGTCCGATCGCAATGGCGACGGCGTGTCGGGCCGCGCCGCGACAATCCGGGACGTCGCCACCGGAGAACCCCGCATCGGCCTTCGTCATTCGGCCGCCGGCCTTCATAACATTGGCGGAGGAAGGACGGAGGAGGGAGGAGGAAGGACGGAGGAGGGAGGAGGGAGGAGGGAGGAGGGAAGAGGGAAGAGGGAAGAGGGAGGAGGAGGACGAGGACGTAAGAGGGACGAGGGGGTAGGGCGGGCGGGTGAAGGGACCCGAGACATGCACAGCATCAGGCGAGAGCGACCCGAGGACATTCCCGGCATTCGTCACGTGAATGGAGCGGCGTTCGACACCACGTTGGAGGCGGACCTCGTCGACGCCTTGCGGCAGCAGGCGCCCTCACTGATTTCCATGGTCGCGGTCGAGAACGAGACAGTCGTTGGACACATCCTGTTCTCGCCGGTGACGCTGTCGTCGCATCCCGGGATGCCCATCATGGGGCTGGCGCCGATGGCTGTCGTGCCCGGACGGCAACGGCAGGGGATCGGCTCGGCGCTGGTGACGGCGGGGCTCGATGAGTGCCGACGATCGGGCGTTGCCGCCGTGGTCGTGCTTGGGCACGCCGAGTACTACCCGAGGTTCGGCTTTGCTCCGGCATCCGTCTTCGGCGTGGTTTCCGAGTACGACGTTCCGGACG